One window of Nocardia sp. NBC_00508 genomic DNA carries:
- a CDS encoding TAXI family TRAP transporter solute-binding subunit, whose protein sequence is MRRAALIFAVITIAAGLLAGCGGRRDTPHTDSGAAVTCVLGRETRVGIATGNATGVYFALGNAYADQLAQATDGKVKATAAETGASVQNIQQIVAGSYQVAFSLADSAADAVLGTGSFDGKKQPVQALARLYPNYTQVVVRRDAGINSVADLRGKRVSTGSPKSGTEVIAQRVLQAAGLDPDRDISAQRLDLTKTVDGMKDGSIDAMFFSGGLPTPGITDLFTTAGDRVRFLDITDQLPGLRKINPVYEEGTIPAAAYGLPAEVKTIVVPNVLLVRDDLDADLACVLTRTLFDRKTQLEQANSAAKGISRDTARDTAPVPLHRGAAHALAN, encoded by the coding sequence ATGAGAAGAGCCGCACTGATATTCGCCGTCATCACGATCGCGGCGGGACTGCTCGCGGGCTGCGGCGGCCGCAGGGACACTCCGCACACCGACTCGGGCGCGGCGGTCACCTGCGTGCTCGGGCGGGAGACCCGAGTCGGCATCGCGACCGGTAACGCCACCGGGGTGTACTTCGCTCTGGGGAACGCCTACGCCGACCAGCTCGCGCAGGCCACCGACGGCAAGGTGAAGGCGACCGCCGCCGAGACCGGGGCGTCGGTGCAGAACATCCAGCAGATCGTGGCAGGTAGCTACCAGGTGGCGTTCTCCCTGGCCGACAGCGCCGCCGATGCCGTGCTCGGCACGGGGAGCTTCGACGGCAAGAAACAGCCGGTGCAGGCGCTCGCGCGGCTGTATCCGAACTACACCCAGGTAGTCGTTCGCCGGGACGCGGGCATCAACTCGGTGGCCGACCTACGGGGCAAGCGGGTCTCCACCGGCTCACCGAAATCGGGCACCGAGGTGATCGCGCAGCGGGTACTGCAAGCCGCCGGTCTCGATCCCGATCGCGATATCTCCGCGCAGCGGCTGGATCTCACCAAGACCGTGGACGGCATGAAGGACGGATCGATCGACGCCATGTTCTTCTCCGGCGGCCTGCCCACGCCGGGCATCACCGACCTGTTCACCACCGCTGGGGACCGCGTCCGATTCCTCGATATCACCGACCAGCTGCCCGGCCTGCGCAAGATCAATCCCGTCTACGAAGAGGGAACCATTCCCGCCGCCGCGTACGGCCTGCCCGCGGAGGTGAAGACGATCGTCGTGCCGAACGTCCTGCTCGTCCGCGACGATCTGGACGCTGATCTCGCCTGCGTGCTGACCAGGACGCTGTTCGATCGCAAAACCCAACTGGAGCAGGCCAACTCGGCCGCAAAGGGGATCAGCAGGGATACCGCCCGGGATACCGCGCCCGTGCCGCTGCATCGCGGCGCCGCACACGCCCTCGCCAACTGA
- a CDS encoding TRAP transporter permease, protein MSDTLGARVDEQKRPPVVEFDDEERPARVLSGWAERLVAVATFAVAILALWQVFRPLAQGSQYYLVIFLAGTLPTIFLAYGSGLRFLDRRNRPGMVDWLLAAVALAVCLYPVAPMTIGSGGGGYDAFLDRQGLLDPVDVAVGTVVLALVLEACRRTTGWVLPAVCLVFLAYGYYGGLLPQEWSLAHAGLDFGQIIDALFNSGSGFYGTPLDVAATYIVLFTLYGAVLEFSGAAQFFVDLSVAAFRRSRSAAGRTAVASGFLLGTVSGSGTATAVSVGAVTWPILRRAGYPPEQAGGMLAAAGVGAILSPPTLGVAAFIVAEYLEVSYVTVLGWALIPTLLYYLGILLAVEIDARRLGTEPVEIGGASAGRLLLRFGYHFLSLIAIVVLLLIGVSATRAVVYATALAFVLAFFDARTRAAARSPRLVFAMIGSGVRSALPVVAVCAAAGVITAMTTKTGLGAQLAALLVRAAKALSDNHTVVLACTVALAAVALALLGLAVPVTASFIIGWAIIGPALLALDVPAPAAAMFVFYYSVLSEVTPPTALAAVGAAAITGGRTVPTMWQALKYALPAFLVPIVFVLTGPGEYLLGRGPVLGILWTTVVACVGVAALAAATGGWIPGIGPAPLAARVLAAVGGLTLLYLAPAALIVGACALVTAAGITLLSQRRTT, encoded by the coding sequence ATGTCGGACACGCTGGGCGCTCGAGTGGATGAGCAGAAGCGCCCGCCGGTCGTGGAGTTCGACGACGAGGAGCGGCCTGCGCGGGTGCTGAGCGGCTGGGCGGAGCGACTGGTCGCCGTCGCCACGTTCGCCGTCGCGATTCTCGCGCTGTGGCAGGTGTTCCGGCCGTTGGCGCAGGGCAGTCAGTACTACCTGGTGATCTTCCTGGCGGGCACGTTGCCGACGATTTTTCTCGCCTACGGGTCCGGGCTTCGCTTCCTGGACCGTCGGAACCGCCCTGGCATGGTGGACTGGTTGCTGGCCGCGGTGGCGCTGGCGGTCTGCCTGTATCCCGTGGCGCCGATGACGATCGGGTCGGGCGGCGGCGGGTACGACGCGTTCCTCGATCGGCAAGGACTGCTCGATCCCGTCGACGTCGCGGTCGGCACGGTGGTGCTGGCGCTCGTCCTGGAGGCGTGCAGGCGCACGACCGGATGGGTGCTGCCCGCGGTGTGCCTGGTCTTCCTCGCCTACGGGTACTACGGAGGACTGCTGCCGCAGGAATGGAGCCTCGCGCACGCCGGACTGGACTTCGGCCAGATCATCGACGCTCTGTTCAATTCCGGCAGCGGCTTCTACGGCACTCCGCTGGATGTCGCCGCTACCTACATCGTGCTGTTCACCCTGTACGGCGCGGTGCTCGAATTCTCCGGCGCCGCCCAATTTTTCGTGGATCTGTCGGTCGCGGCGTTCCGGCGCTCGCGCAGCGCCGCCGGGCGCACCGCGGTGGCTTCGGGTTTCCTGCTCGGCACGGTGTCCGGATCCGGAACCGCCACGGCGGTGAGCGTGGGCGCGGTGACCTGGCCGATCCTGCGGCGCGCGGGCTACCCGCCGGAGCAGGCGGGCGGCATGCTGGCCGCGGCCGGTGTCGGCGCGATCCTGTCACCACCCACGCTCGGGGTCGCGGCGTTCATCGTGGCCGAATACCTCGAGGTCTCTTATGTGACCGTGCTCGGCTGGGCGCTGATCCCGACCCTCCTCTACTACCTGGGCATCCTGCTCGCCGTGGAGATCGATGCGCGCAGGCTGGGCACCGAACCGGTCGAGATCGGCGGTGCGTCGGCGGGTCGGCTCCTGCTGCGGTTCGGCTACCACTTCTTGTCGCTGATCGCGATCGTCGTACTCCTGCTCATCGGAGTGAGCGCGACGCGAGCGGTGGTGTACGCGACCGCGCTGGCGTTCGTCTTGGCGTTCTTCGACGCGCGGACCAGGGCGGCGGCCCGGTCGCCGCGCCTGGTGTTCGCCATGATCGGCAGCGGCGTCCGGTCGGCGCTGCCGGTGGTCGCGGTGTGCGCGGCCGCGGGCGTGATCACCGCGATGACGACCAAGACCGGTCTCGGCGCGCAACTCGCGGCACTGCTGGTCCGGGCCGCGAAGGCGTTGTCGGACAATCACACCGTCGTGCTGGCCTGCACCGTCGCGCTCGCCGCCGTCGCGCTTGCGCTGCTCGGGCTCGCCGTGCCGGTCACGGCGTCGTTCATCATCGGCTGGGCGATCATCGGCCCGGCGCTGCTGGCCCTCGACGTGCCCGCGCCCGCGGCCGCGATGTTCGTCTTCTACTACTCGGTCCTCTCCGAGGTGACGCCGCCGACCGCGCTGGCGGCGGTGGGTGCCGCCGCCATCACCGGAGGCCGCACCGTGCCCACCATGTGGCAGGCCTTGAAGTACGCCTTGCCCGCCTTCCTGGTGCCGATCGTGTTCGTGCTGACCGGGCCGGGCGAATACTTGCTCGGGCGAGGGCCGGTTCTCGGCATCCTCTGGACCACGGTGGTCGCGTGCGTCGGCGTTGCCGCGCTTGCGGCCGCCACCGGCGGCTGGATCCCTGGTATCGGCCCCGCGCCGTTGGCGGCACGCGTGCTGGCCGCCGTCGGCGGGTTGACGCTGCTGTATCTGGCGCCCGCCGCACTGATCGTCGGGGCGTGCGCGCTGGTCACGGCCGCCGGGATCACTCTGCTGTCGCAAAGGAGAACGACATGA
- a CDS encoding nuclear transport factor 2 family protein, with product MTLSMEDRIAINDLIAQHGHLVDAGELDRMDELFSPGIVYDLSDLGFGELRGIAAVREAALMLGDANPVGHHVTNVLVTETETGEVQVRSKGIGISADGGCASVTYEDVVVREEAGWRISSRKVVPRRAPLGG from the coding sequence ATGACGCTATCGATGGAGGACCGCATCGCGATCAACGACCTCATCGCCCAGCACGGTCACCTGGTGGACGCGGGCGAACTCGATCGGATGGACGAGCTGTTCAGCCCCGGGATCGTCTACGACCTCAGCGATCTCGGGTTCGGCGAGCTGCGCGGCATAGCGGCCGTGCGGGAGGCCGCGCTCATGCTCGGCGACGCGAATCCGGTGGGGCATCACGTCACCAACGTGCTCGTGACCGAAACCGAGACGGGTGAGGTTCAGGTGCGCTCCAAAGGAATCGGGATCAGCGCCGACGGCGGCTGTGCGAGCGTGACCTACGAGGACGTGGTGGTACGGGAGGAGGCGGGCTGGCGCATCTCCTCCCGCAAGGTCGTTCCGCGCCGGGCGCCGCTGGGCGGCTGA